A window from Longimicrobiales bacterium encodes these proteins:
- a CDS encoding nucleotide pyrophosphohydrolase, whose protein sequence is MSSQPPVTLRDAQQAVDQWIGRFAEGYWPPLSNLARLIEEVGELARELNHRYGHKPKKPGEPEQDLALELADILFVLIAIANEQKIDLQAAFEQVLEKYRTRDADRWTTKPPPEQ, encoded by the coding sequence ATGAGCTCGCAGCCACCCGTCACCCTGCGTGACGCCCAGCAGGCGGTCGACCAGTGGATCGGCCGATTCGCCGAGGGCTACTGGCCGCCCCTCTCCAACCTGGCCAGGCTCATCGAGGAAGTCGGTGAGCTCGCCCGCGAGCTGAACCACCGCTACGGCCACAAGCCCAAGAAGCCCGGCGAGCCCGAACAGGACCTCGCCCTGGAGCTCGCCGACATCCTGTTCGTCCTGATCGCCATCGCCAACGAACAGAAGATCGACCTGCAGGCCGCGTTCGAGCAGGTGCTCGAGAAGTACCGGACGAGAGACGCGGACCGCTGGACCACGAAGCCGCCTCCGGAGCAGTGA